The following coding sequences lie in one Deltaproteobacteria bacterium genomic window:
- a CDS encoding carboxypeptidase regulatory-like domain-containing protein, with amino-acid sequence MRASRWVTLGLLLTGCSRSFTAPPATGQVPPTQLVGRVVMDQAGTAIAAPAAGAYVELSNSNLSTRTNSDGRFALGPMPSRSGLLSLKYSSKNNGTYDLQRLLDISTLAPGDTGNIEAGDLILGANGAIRGRAFLGGSANPATGNSGIVVYVPGTPIETHAADNGLYVLDQVPAGAGAVAAIASGYDVAGLSGLNLQAGQVLNVADMELSASASTASAAANGKAQLIGNGSSSGIQVTLNAVGSSGPPTATATTESDGTYNFSNIPAGLYNISASGNGLATAYVYNVLLPAGADTNLGTIYLAPGQSQGTGTLSPVDSGLPFSVLPPIAACADAGTVVGGTVGTLDASPSQDPNGLPLSYQWVQTQGTTVQLNPDTTPPIPASPYAVKPTFLAPLADTLLMFQLTVYNSVGLSAQTTCQVPVYDVPVASLPQQVVVAPGQLVTLSGAASYDPDPEQALSYAWTVLWPPDAGPPPITLAYDAGPAAVTFVAPTQVGIQSNVQLIVTNGHGLSSAPARSTITVSGGNFPPTVDGGPDLNLDWGAQAALNPDAISLDGTTLTYGAWTLTNTQCGSLGTTTDGGIAIYLAPQKNCDTSASMTVYDVGGYQATATVGLHVRDQQPVQATNTTFYSGGTTGSGSGAYAFGPVSVQFRRPINTGSLDGGFTITGGGSAVPGDTSYNPTTLELDFVPRLPFPPGVSIQVSLDGVISQNGLGMQDGGLSFSFTALPPTLQALNYPFPAGYAPFGPLGGITEGPEGDWFDYTECAGCNDEYLAKAGAVQYATTEGVSLNSPDYISGNAGQIETDLLRVDPLSTYSSGSAWFSRVDNWAYNQDSVCIAGLNGGVAQILTRVTDVVGNPIHMGVATPDITDQEFYRFAFSPGTDCRVTQYATATLQGSASVMVGTIDWVTADAGRPTLDMNALCNTGNFTVECPIDAGMYYCPEHGTCYSNSEQGNGYLNCDCATGYAYLDCTNTPCAGDGSNCSYPEGSAVWYCGAEGPANDGIPFDTGRSAVNAFYCPSCMGAVDPVASFPVPASAWLQLPSPSGITTDTLSAVTMDATGGDPAMAWIDETRGGVLQAAVLDWTGGTGGTPAWTHLTNASGSTALNAAGSTASYPTARWIGSDLWVAYYLAQGASSLIDVMVFPNGQNPGHSLGGPALGGGVPITQRLRLAAVQDTGWLSWDEPSSTVTYQPHLAWYDPRTSAWEVPAGAGNLGELPLDPTCEADRANVSPRWLGAGLVASYVENCVTAPSSGASPVGLVQVR; translated from the coding sequence ATGCGCGCGTCGAGATGGGTCACGTTGGGCCTGCTGCTCACCGGCTGCTCGCGAAGCTTCACCGCGCCGCCCGCAACAGGCCAGGTGCCGCCCACGCAGCTCGTGGGCCGGGTGGTGATGGACCAGGCCGGCACTGCGATCGCCGCACCCGCTGCGGGCGCCTACGTGGAGCTCTCGAACAGCAACCTGAGCACCCGCACCAACTCCGATGGCCGCTTTGCGCTCGGGCCCATGCCCAGCCGCTCGGGCCTGCTCTCTCTCAAGTACAGCTCAAAGAACAATGGGACTTATGATTTACAGCGCCTGCTCGACATCTCCACGCTCGCGCCAGGAGATACGGGAAACATCGAAGCGGGCGACCTGATCCTCGGAGCGAACGGCGCCATCCGCGGTCGCGCGTTCCTCGGTGGCTCGGCCAATCCGGCCACGGGGAACAGCGGCATCGTGGTCTACGTGCCGGGAACGCCCATCGAGACGCACGCCGCCGACAACGGCCTCTATGTGCTCGACCAGGTGCCCGCGGGCGCCGGCGCGGTGGCAGCCATCGCGAGCGGCTACGACGTCGCCGGCCTCAGCGGACTCAATTTGCAAGCCGGCCAGGTGCTCAACGTCGCGGACATGGAGCTCTCGGCCTCGGCCTCGACCGCCAGCGCAGCCGCGAACGGCAAGGCCCAGCTCATCGGCAACGGCAGCAGCAGCGGCATTCAGGTGACGCTCAACGCCGTGGGTTCCAGCGGGCCACCCACGGCCACCGCGACCACCGAGAGCGATGGAACCTACAATTTTTCAAACATACCCGCCGGACTTTACAATATCTCCGCGAGCGGCAACGGCCTGGCCACGGCCTACGTGTACAACGTGCTCCTGCCGGCCGGCGCCGACACCAACCTGGGCACGATCTACCTGGCGCCCGGGCAATCGCAGGGCACGGGCACGCTGAGTCCCGTCGACTCGGGGCTGCCGTTCTCGGTGCTGCCGCCCATCGCCGCGTGCGCGGATGCGGGCACCGTGGTGGGCGGGACCGTGGGAACGCTGGACGCGTCGCCAAGCCAGGATCCCAATGGCCTGCCGCTGAGCTACCAGTGGGTACAGACGCAAGGCACCACCGTTCAGCTCAACCCGGACACCACGCCGCCCATCCCCGCGTCGCCGTACGCGGTGAAGCCCACCTTCCTCGCGCCGCTCGCGGACACGCTGCTCATGTTCCAGCTCACCGTCTACAACTCGGTGGGCTTGAGCGCGCAGACCACCTGCCAGGTGCCGGTCTACGACGTGCCCGTCGCGTCGCTGCCGCAGCAAGTTGTGGTCGCCCCCGGGCAGCTGGTCACGCTCAGCGGCGCTGCGAGCTACGACCCGGATCCGGAGCAGGCGCTGAGCTACGCCTGGACCGTGCTCTGGCCGCCCGATGCCGGCCCGCCGCCCATCACCCTCGCGTACGACGCGGGCCCTGCCGCCGTCACCTTCGTCGCGCCAACGCAAGTGGGAATCCAGAGCAATGTGCAATTGATTGTCACCAATGGACACGGGCTATCCAGCGCGCCGGCGCGGAGCACGATCACCGTCTCGGGTGGCAACTTCCCGCCCACGGTCGACGGGGGCCCGGACTTGAATCTCGACTGGGGCGCGCAGGCGGCCCTCAATCCGGACGCCATCTCCCTCGACGGCACGACCCTCACCTACGGCGCCTGGACACTCACCAATACCCAGTGTGGAAGCTTGGGAACGACCACCGATGGCGGCATCGCCATCTACCTCGCGCCCCAGAAGAACTGCGACACCAGTGCATCCATGACCGTGTACGACGTGGGCGGCTACCAGGCCACCGCCACCGTGGGCCTGCACGTGCGCGATCAGCAGCCCGTGCAGGCCACGAACACCACCTTCTACTCGGGCGGAACGACCGGCTCGGGTTCTGGAGCGTACGCGTTCGGGCCCGTCAGCGTGCAATTCCGGAGGCCCATCAACACCGGCTCGCTCGACGGCGGATTTACAATTACCGGTGGAGGCTCCGCAGTTCCGGGCGACACCTCGTACAACCCAACCACTCTCGAGCTCGACTTCGTGCCCCGGCTGCCCTTCCCGCCGGGCGTGAGCATCCAGGTCTCGCTCGACGGTGTCATCTCCCAGAACGGCCTCGGCATGCAGGACGGCGGCTTGAGCTTCTCGTTTACTGCGCTCCCGCCCACCCTCCAGGCTCTCAACTATCCCTTCCCGGCTGGCTACGCCCCCTTCGGCCCGCTCGGCGGCATCACCGAAGGCCCCGAGGGCGACTGGTTCGACTACACAGAATGCGCCGGTTGCAATGATGAGTATCTTGCCAAGGCGGGTGCCGTTCAGTACGCGACCACCGAGGGCGTGTCTCTGAACAGCCCCGACTACATCAGCGGGAACGCCGGACAAATCGAGACGGACCTCTTGCGGGTCGACCCGCTCTCCACCTACTCGTCAGGCAGCGCGTGGTTCTCGCGCGTCGACAACTGGGCCTACAACCAGGACAGCGTCTGCATCGCCGGGTTGAACGGCGGGGTCGCACAGATCCTGACGCGAGTGACCGATGTGGTGGGCAACCCCATTCACATGGGCGTGGCCACGCCCGACATCACGGATCAGGAGTTCTATCGATTTGCTTTCTCGCCGGGCACGGACTGCCGCGTCACCCAGTACGCCACGGCGACGCTTCAAGGCTCCGCGTCGGTGATGGTCGGCACCATCGACTGGGTCACGGCCGATGCGGGCCGACCGACCCTGGACATGAACGCCCTCTGCAACACGGGCAACTTCACCGTGGAATGCCCCATCGACGCCGGCATGTACTACTGCCCAGAGCACGGTACTTGTTATTCCAATTCCGAACAGGGCAATGGATATCTCAACTGCGATTGTGCGACCGGCTATGCCTATTTGGATTGCACGAACACGCCCTGCGCCGGCGACGGGAGCAACTGCTCGTACCCGGAAGGCTCCGCCGTCTGGTACTGCGGCGCCGAGGGGCCAGCCAACGACGGAATTCCCTTCGACACCGGAAGATCCGCGGTGAACGCGTTCTATTGCCCGAGCTGCATGGGCGCCGTCGACCCCGTAGCGAGCTTCCCCGTTCCGGCGAGTGCCTGGCTCCAGCTCCCTTCGCCCAGCGGCATCACCACCGACACCCTCAGCGCCGTCACCATGGACGCCACCGGAGGCGACCCCGCCATGGCCTGGATCGACGAGACACGGGGCGGCGTGCTCCAGGCCGCGGTGCTCGACTGGACGGGCGGCACGGGCGGCACCCCGGCGTGGACCCATCTCACCAACGCTTCGGGCTCCACCGCGCTCAACGCCGCGGGAAGCACCGCCTCGTATCCCACAGCGCGATGGATCGGCTCGGACTTGTGGGTTGCATACTATCTCGCGCAAGGCGCGAGCTCGCTCATCGATGTGATGGTATTCCCCAACGGTCAGAACCCCGGCCACTCTCTCGGCGGCCCGGCACTGGGCGGGGGCGTCCCCATCACCCAGCGGTTGCGGCTGGCCGCAGTGCAGGACACCGGCTGGCTCTCGTGGGACGAGCCCTCGTCGACCGTGACCTACCAGCCTCACCTCGCCTGGTATGACCCGCGCACGTCCGCCTGGGAGGTGCCAGCGGGTGCCGGCAACCTGGGCGAGCTCCCCCTCGACCCCACGTGCGAGGCCGACCGCGCCAACGTGAGCCCGCGCTGGCTCGGCGCCGGCCTGGTGGCTTCGTACGTGGAGAACTGCGTCACGGCGCCCAGCTCGGGCGCCTCGCCCGTGGGGCTCGTTCAGGTGCGGTGA
- a CDS encoding MCE family protein → MTTAASPMPFPELSTRPPRDRTLWVGALTIVGILATLFLLFTLTSPAMLRGRYNINGMIADAKGIRRGDPVQMRGVNIGRIKGFKITRGGVDMELEIEGQYKIPADSKFVVNMSSVLGDMAAEIQPGSSTKQLRGGDRIQGVTAPSVVSKAGEIADQASETLGRVQNLLSDQTVDNVESSTANLSQVLADLDSLVSQERAQVASLTQSLNRTAGGLEKAATGPELERSMKRLDALTEQLEGTSRSAAQVVGRINRGEGVLGKLSRDDRLYTNADQAAVNLSQAASELSKLVADIRKDPKRYLTVKIF, encoded by the coding sequence ATGACCACCGCCGCCAGCCCCATGCCCTTTCCCGAGCTCTCCACCCGGCCCCCGCGCGACCGCACGCTCTGGGTGGGCGCGCTCACCATCGTGGGCATCCTCGCCACGCTCTTCTTGCTCTTCACGCTCACCAGCCCGGCGATGCTGCGTGGCCGCTACAACATCAACGGCATGATCGCCGACGCCAAGGGCATCCGCCGCGGCGACCCGGTGCAGATGCGCGGCGTGAACATCGGCCGCATCAAGGGCTTCAAGATCACCCGGGGCGGCGTGGACATGGAGCTGGAGATCGAAGGGCAATACAAGATCCCCGCCGACTCGAAGTTCGTCGTGAACATGAGCAGCGTGCTCGGCGACATGGCCGCGGAGATCCAGCCGGGCAGCTCGACCAAGCAGCTCCGCGGCGGCGACCGCATCCAGGGCGTCACGGCGCCCAGCGTGGTCAGCAAGGCCGGCGAGATCGCCGATCAGGCCTCGGAGACGCTGGGCAGGGTGCAGAACCTGCTCTCGGACCAAACCGTCGACAATGTGGAATCGAGCACCGCGAACCTCTCGCAGGTGCTCGCCGACCTGGACTCGCTCGTGAGCCAGGAGCGCGCGCAGGTCGCCAGCCTCACCCAGAGCCTGAACCGGACGGCAGGCGGCCTGGAGAAGGCCGCCACCGGGCCGGAGCTGGAGCGGAGCATGAAGCGGCTGGACGCGCTCACCGAGCAGCTGGAGGGCACCTCGCGCTCGGCCGCGCAGGTGGTGGGGCGCATCAACCGGGGCGAGGGCGTGCTGGGAAAGCTCAGCCGCGATGACAGGCTCTACACCAATGCGGATCAGGCGGCCGTGAACCTGAGCCAGGCCGCCAGCGAGCTCAGCAAGCTCGTCGCGGACATTCGCAAAGATCCCAAGCGGTACCTGACCGTCAAGATCTTCTAA
- a CDS encoding ATP-binding cassette domain-containing protein, whose translation MEYRDVWKAFEAPVLSGVTLTVHDGETVSIVGTSGVGKSVLLKTTIGLLRPERGDVRIDGQSVVTARREQLEAIRRKVGYVFQYAALFDSMTILENVAEGLPEDTLRSLSPREVTQRVCQALEEVNLDPREVLTKLPAELSGGMRKRVGVARAIIGRPGIVLYDEPVTGLDPVNSATIGRLIVKIGRTHNVTSVIVTHDIEGALEISDRIALLDRGRVHFVGDAEAFRASREPLVRAFVDRRAAAETSLRLLERS comes from the coding sequence ATTGAGTACCGCGACGTCTGGAAGGCCTTCGAAGCGCCGGTGCTGAGCGGCGTGACGCTCACCGTGCACGACGGCGAGACCGTCTCCATCGTCGGCACCTCCGGCGTGGGCAAGAGCGTGCTCCTCAAGACCACCATCGGCCTGCTCCGGCCGGAGCGCGGCGACGTGCGCATCGACGGCCAATCGGTGGTCACCGCCCGCCGCGAGCAGCTCGAGGCCATCCGCCGCAAGGTGGGCTACGTGTTCCAGTACGCCGCGCTCTTCGACTCCATGACCATTCTGGAGAACGTGGCCGAGGGCCTGCCCGAGGACACGCTGCGCTCGCTCTCCCCACGCGAGGTGACGCAGCGCGTGTGCCAGGCGCTCGAGGAGGTGAACCTCGATCCGCGCGAGGTGCTCACCAAGCTCCCGGCGGAGCTCTCGGGCGGCATGCGCAAGCGCGTGGGCGTGGCGCGGGCCATCATCGGCCGGCCGGGGATCGTGCTCTACGACGAGCCGGTGACGGGGCTCGACCCGGTGAACTCCGCCACCATCGGCCGGCTGATCGTGAAGATCGGGCGCACGCACAACGTGACCTCGGTGATCGTCACCCACGACATCGAGGGCGCGCTGGAGATCTCCGATCGCATCGCGCTGCTGGACCGCGGCCGGGTGCACTTCGTGGGCGACGCCGAGGCGTTCCGCGCCTCGCGCGAGCCGCTGGTGCGCGCCTTCGTGGACCGCCGCGCCGCCGCCGAGACCTCGCTCAGACTCCTGGAGAGATCATGA
- a CDS encoding ABC transporter permease, translated as MGRGAESVARHAGNLAVLLGNIVRSLLRGGVRGRDVLNEAYLMGVQSLPLVLLTATLAGIVTSQQGGYQFTGSVPLYVVGSVVGSSIILELGPILTAIVIIGRVGARNTAQIGTMQVSEQIDALYSLGRDPVRSLAAPRLLASVMVMPVLVGLADTVGLFSGMITAGATLHLGAASFLYGVRIGFHPWDLLYSLCKALVFGFVIPLISVHMGLLTHGGAEGVGRATTASVVFMIIAVLVVDALFPPLMLG; from the coding sequence ATGGGGCGCGGCGCGGAGTCGGTGGCGCGCCACGCGGGAAACCTGGCGGTGCTCCTCGGCAACATCGTGCGCTCGCTGCTGCGCGGCGGCGTGCGCGGCCGCGACGTGCTCAACGAGGCGTACCTGATGGGCGTGCAGAGCCTGCCCCTGGTGCTCCTCACCGCCACCCTCGCGGGCATCGTGACCTCGCAGCAGGGCGGCTACCAGTTCACCGGTTCGGTGCCGCTCTACGTGGTGGGCAGCGTGGTGGGCTCGAGCATCATCCTCGAGCTCGGTCCCATCCTCACGGCCATCGTGATCATCGGCCGCGTGGGCGCGCGCAACACCGCGCAGATTGGCACCATGCAGGTGTCCGAGCAGATCGACGCCCTCTACTCGCTCGGCCGCGACCCGGTGCGCAGCCTGGCCGCGCCGCGGCTCCTGGCCAGCGTGATGGTCATGCCCGTGCTGGTGGGCCTGGCCGACACGGTGGGGCTCTTCTCCGGGATGATCACCGCGGGCGCCACGCTCCACCTGGGCGCCGCATCCTTCCTGTACGGCGTGCGCATCGGCTTTCACCCCTGGGACCTGCTGTACTCGCTCTGCAAGGCGCTGGTCTTCGGCTTCGTCATCCCCCTCATCTCGGTGCACATGGGGCTGCTCACCCACGGCGGCGCCGAGGGCGTGGGCCGCGCCACCACCGCGTCGGTGGTGTTCATGATCATCGCGGTGCTGGTGGTCGACGCCCTCTTTCCACCCCTCATGCTCGGGTGA
- a CDS encoding response regulator produces the protein MRLFIVDDDPDVLRALELQLRPVGAELHRFQDPQAALQAAKTKLPDLAVVDFNLPRMSGLELLRRLKELNPNLRAMLITAQDANDEIAKARDEHLFDVLLGKPWRMSEIIEKARELVALAR, from the coding sequence TTGCGGCTCTTCATCGTCGACGACGACCCCGATGTCTTGCGCGCGCTGGAGTTGCAGCTCCGGCCAGTGGGCGCCGAGCTCCACCGCTTCCAGGATCCGCAGGCCGCGCTTCAGGCCGCCAAGACCAAGCTCCCTGACCTCGCGGTGGTGGACTTCAACCTCCCGCGCATGAGCGGGCTGGAGCTCTTGCGCCGGCTGAAGGAGCTCAACCCGAACCTGCGGGCCATGCTCATCACCGCGCAGGACGCCAACGACGAGATCGCCAAGGCACGCGACGAGCACCTCTTCGACGTGCTGCTGGGCAAGCCCTGGCGCATGTCGGAGATCATCGAGAAGGCGCGTGAGCTGGTCGCGCTCGCCCGCTGA
- a CDS encoding glycosyltransferase: MADNDPVQELHIPPQAMSRFIRPLGEKRVTEVLGAGERLRAALGGRSVWNVNSTAMGGGVAEMIRPLLAYARGAGLEARWLVIQGNPAFFQITKRVHNAIHGDRGDGSALGTAEREAYEHTLRTNGDALLNRVKKGDVVLLHDPQTAGLAPMLSQAGVHVVWRSHIGTDGTNAETERGWHFLQPYLQHARALVFSRAAYVPAMFKGIPTAIIQPSIDPFSTKNQELSEDKVREILGATGLVGAPRACTTVSYPRSDGTLGEVRHAAEVIRLGGPPTFEAPLIVQVSRWDLLKDPKGVMEGFAELAQEGGAANAELMLMGPGFGAVADDPDGERIFSDLMISWRKLPHEIRRRVHLASIPTTDGDENAIIVNALQRHAAIVVQKSLQEGFGLTVTEAMWKARPVVATRVGGIQDQITDGVDGLLLDDPSDLEGFGQLLGKLLHDPELAKKLGAQAQVRAREEFLGVRHLMQYATLLERLLH, from the coding sequence GTGGCCGACAACGATCCCGTCCAGGAGCTGCACATCCCGCCCCAGGCGATGAGCCGCTTCATCCGGCCGCTCGGCGAGAAGCGCGTGACCGAGGTCCTCGGCGCGGGCGAGCGGCTGCGCGCGGCGCTCGGCGGGCGCTCGGTGTGGAACGTGAACTCGACCGCGATGGGCGGCGGCGTCGCGGAGATGATTCGCCCGCTGCTCGCCTACGCGCGCGGCGCCGGCCTCGAGGCCCGCTGGCTGGTGATTCAGGGCAATCCGGCCTTCTTCCAGATCACCAAGCGCGTGCACAACGCCATCCACGGCGACCGCGGCGACGGCAGCGCGCTGGGAACTGCCGAGCGCGAGGCCTACGAGCACACGCTGCGCACCAACGGCGACGCGCTGCTCAACCGCGTGAAGAAGGGCGACGTCGTGCTCCTGCACGACCCGCAGACCGCGGGCCTCGCGCCGATGCTCAGCCAGGCCGGGGTGCACGTGGTGTGGCGCTCGCACATCGGCACCGACGGCACCAACGCCGAGACCGAGCGCGGCTGGCACTTCCTGCAACCCTACCTGCAGCACGCACGCGCGCTCGTGTTCTCGCGCGCCGCGTATGTGCCCGCGATGTTCAAGGGCATTCCCACGGCGATCATCCAGCCATCGATCGATCCGTTCTCGACCAAGAACCAGGAGCTCTCGGAGGACAAGGTCCGCGAGATCCTGGGCGCCACGGGCCTGGTGGGCGCACCGCGCGCGTGCACCACCGTGAGCTACCCGCGCAGCGACGGCACGCTCGGCGAGGTGCGACACGCAGCGGAGGTCATTCGGCTCGGCGGCCCGCCCACGTTCGAGGCGCCCCTCATCGTGCAGGTCTCGCGCTGGGATCTGCTGAAGGATCCCAAGGGCGTGATGGAGGGCTTCGCGGAGCTCGCGCAGGAAGGCGGCGCCGCGAACGCGGAGCTCATGCTCATGGGCCCGGGCTTCGGCGCGGTGGCCGACGACCCGGACGGCGAGCGCATCTTCAGCGACCTGATGATCTCGTGGCGCAAGCTGCCCCACGAAATCCGCCGCAGGGTGCACCTGGCGAGCATCCCCACCACCGACGGCGACGAGAACGCCATCATCGTCAACGCCCTGCAGCGCCACGCGGCCATCGTGGTCCAGAAGAGCCTGCAGGAGGGCTTCGGGCTCACCGTCACCGAGGCGATGTGGAAGGCGCGGCCCGTGGTCGCCACGCGCGTGGGCGGAATCCAGGATCAGATCACCGACGGCGTGGACGGCCTGCTCCTCGACGATCCCAGCGACCTCGAGGGCTTCGGCCAGCTCCTGGGCAAGCTCCTCCACGACCCGGAGCTGGCCAAGAAGCTCGGCGCGCAGGCGCAGGTGCGCGCACGCGAGGAGTTCCTCGGGGTGCGCCACCTCATGCAATACGCGACGCTGCTCGAGCGGCTCCTGCATTGA
- a CDS encoding winged helix-turn-helix domain-containing protein: MKGQFQDVHQAVGFAAGDIFHWLQQRNNSGDFNSLRSELRHIEEPILYQGMGWLMREGKLAVSTTNNGTTALQLTRS; the protein is encoded by the coding sequence ATGAAGGGCCAGTTCCAGGACGTCCACCAGGCTGTCGGCTTCGCCGCAGGCGACATCTTTCATTGGCTGCAGCAGCGCAACAACAGCGGCGACTTCAACAGCCTCCGCTCGGAGCTGCGCCACATCGAGGAGCCCATCCTCTATCAGGGCATGGGCTGGCTGATGCGCGAGGGCAAGCTGGCGGTCTCGACGACCAACAACGGCACCACCGCGCTGCAACTCACCCGCAGCTGA
- a CDS encoding YceI family protein: MRALIVATLATLLGSTANAATYQVDNRQSVLVARTYKAGIASGAGHEHAIRATQVQGTVEFVPGRPQGDKVEITVQTATLSADDPTGRQFARLPPNGPSESQRAAITKGMLGKGQLNAAQFPTITFRSTRAGETSPGNILVDGELTLHGVTRPFRVNMRVRSSGARLIADGQFDIKQTDFGIKPYGTFMGAVKNQDRITLILHVVATR; the protein is encoded by the coding sequence ATGAGAGCGCTCATTGTGGCGACGCTGGCGACGCTGCTTGGCTCGACCGCGAACGCGGCCACCTACCAGGTGGACAACCGGCAGTCGGTGCTCGTGGCCCGCACCTACAAGGCCGGCATCGCCAGCGGCGCCGGCCACGAGCACGCCATCCGCGCCACGCAGGTGCAAGGCACCGTGGAGTTCGTGCCCGGCCGGCCCCAAGGCGACAAGGTGGAGATCACCGTGCAGACGGCCACGCTCAGCGCGGACGACCCCACGGGCCGCCAGTTCGCGCGCCTGCCGCCCAACGGCCCCTCGGAGAGCCAGCGCGCCGCCATCACCAAGGGCATGCTCGGCAAGGGCCAGCTCAACGCCGCGCAATTTCCGACCATCACCTTCCGCTCCACGCGCGCAGGCGAGACGAGCCCAGGCAACATCCTCGTGGACGGTGAGCTCACCCTGCACGGCGTGACGCGGCCCTTCCGCGTGAACATGCGCGTGCGCAGCTCGGGCGCGCGCCTCATCGCCGATGGCCAATTCGACATCAAGCAAACCGACTTCGGCATCAAGCCCTACGGCACCTTCATGGGCGCGGTAAAGAACCAGGACCGCATCACCCTGATCCTGCACGTGGTGGCCACACGCTGA